In Haloterrigena turkmenica DSM 5511, a single genomic region encodes these proteins:
- a CDS encoding decaprenyl-phosphate phosphoribosyltransferase produces the protein MARAYTDRRRFVGTVSGLVKETRPWQWYKQGILLLGLVFSKSLFDPVAVTNVVLGIVAFCAVAGATYIGNDILDVEEDRNHPRKKHRPIASGQVPIPVAVTFAVLLFVGGLGLSWYLGPLFLLVVSAYLAQNALYSAVLKEIVIVDVMVIAIGFVLRAVAGVVAIDVYLSPWLVVCTFLGALMLALGKRRHEMIVSDDPAASRATLAEYTEETLDQLLVVVLAALVVSYSLYTFFRGDLWMMTTLPFAFFAAFRYHLLAHTRNLGGDPKFLFGDPPFFVNLVLWGLLVVAVLYGVPPRLLEVIA, from the coding sequence ATGGCCCGCGCCTACACCGACCGGCGTCGGTTCGTGGGAACCGTCTCCGGGCTGGTAAAGGAGACGCGTCCCTGGCAGTGGTACAAGCAGGGCATCCTGCTTCTGGGGCTCGTCTTCTCCAAGAGCCTGTTCGATCCGGTCGCCGTCACGAACGTCGTCCTCGGAATCGTCGCCTTCTGTGCCGTCGCGGGCGCGACGTACATCGGCAACGATATCCTCGACGTCGAGGAGGACCGCAACCACCCGCGGAAGAAACACCGACCGATCGCCAGCGGGCAGGTTCCGATCCCCGTGGCAGTGACGTTCGCAGTCCTGCTGTTCGTCGGCGGGCTCGGCCTCTCCTGGTACCTCGGCCCGCTGTTCCTCCTCGTCGTCAGCGCGTACCTCGCACAGAACGCGCTCTACTCCGCGGTTCTGAAGGAGATCGTCATCGTCGACGTGATGGTCATCGCTATCGGGTTCGTCCTGCGGGCCGTCGCCGGCGTCGTCGCCATCGACGTCTACCTGAGCCCCTGGCTCGTCGTCTGTACGTTCCTCGGGGCGCTCATGCTCGCGCTCGGCAAGCGCCGCCACGAGATGATCGTCAGCGACGATCCGGCCGCGTCGCGCGCGACCCTCGCGGAGTACACCGAGGAGACGCTCGACCAGTTGCTCGTCGTCGTCCTCGCGGCGCTGGTCGTCTCCTACTCGCTCTACACGTTCTTCCGCGGCGACCTGTGGATGATGACCACGCTCCCGTTCGCCTTCTTCGCGGCGTTCCGCTACCACCTCCTCGCCCACACGCGGAATCTGGGCGGCGACCCGAAGTTCCTCTTCGGCGACCCCCCATTTTTCGTCAACCTCGTCCTCTGGGGGCTCCTCGTCGTCGCGGTCCTTTACGGGGTTCCGCCGCGACTCCTCGAGGTGATCGCGTGA
- a CDS encoding PHP domain-containing protein: MTRRYDLQVHTDASPCSSTPPERVAAAAVEAGLNGIAVTDHDTLANVAAVRDAAPADLEVIAGVEVTTTEGHLLALDVTEAPPRADPLTVIDRIHEQGGVAVLSHPFDALRQCYETDLEALADAVDGVEAVNSRCVRRRFNERAASFAAAHDLPATGGSDAHFPMEVGRAYTRVEGTGSLADAVHEGRVRPGGRGRYLSGHVATKLHQFRTASGRAVGALTSGRFP, translated from the coding sequence ATGACACGACGATACGATCTCCAGGTGCACACGGACGCCTCGCCCTGCTCGAGCACGCCGCCCGAGCGCGTGGCCGCGGCGGCGGTCGAGGCCGGACTCAACGGCATCGCCGTCACCGACCACGACACGCTGGCCAACGTCGCCGCCGTCCGGGACGCCGCGCCGGCCGACCTCGAGGTGATCGCCGGCGTCGAAGTGACGACCACCGAGGGCCACCTGCTGGCCCTCGACGTGACGGAGGCGCCGCCTCGAGCCGATCCGCTGACGGTGATCGACCGCATCCACGAGCAGGGCGGCGTCGCCGTCCTCTCGCATCCGTTCGACGCGCTGCGACAGTGCTACGAGACGGACCTCGAGGCCCTCGCCGACGCCGTCGACGGGGTCGAAGCGGTGAACTCCCGCTGCGTTCGACGCCGGTTCAACGAGCGCGCGGCCTCGTTCGCGGCCGCCCACGACCTGCCGGCGACCGGCGGCAGCGACGCTCACTTCCCGATGGAAGTCGGCCGCGCGTACACCCGGGTCGAGGGCACCGGATCGCTCGCGGACGCAGTGCACGAGGGGCGCGTGCGGCCGGGCGGCCGCGGACGATACCTCTCGGGGCACGTCGCGACGAAACTCCACCAGTTCCGCACCGCCTCCGGTCGCGCCGTGGGGGCCCTCACGTCGGGGCGATTCCCGTGA
- a CDS encoding NAD-dependent epimerase/dehydratase family protein, with product MSDSERESDDSSGSLLVTGGTGFLGLHTCQYFRDQGWDVTAFDLKPFEPNDDTDGIEFIEGDVRSEASVADALEESDATAVVHTAAALPLWDADRIRETTIDGTRNVLWAANDRDVERVCYVSSTAVYGTHDTHPITEESPLDGVGPYGEAKIEAEKVCQDFRRMGMCVPIVRPKTFVGPQRLGVFQVLFDWIEDGANVPLVGWGNNRYQLLHVHDLVTAIELLLTEDEESVNDTFNVGTDEFGTMKEDFQAPIDYAGTGKRTIGTPAFLTVAVLRVLDELNLSPLYPWVYETAHEDSYVSVEKLKGLGWEPEYSNREALVETYEWYLENYEADEEADESGLDHRVAWDQGALAVAKKVSQRI from the coding sequence ATGAGCGATAGTGAGCGCGAGAGCGACGACTCGAGTGGCTCGCTTCTCGTCACTGGAGGGACCGGATTCCTCGGCCTGCACACGTGTCAGTACTTCCGCGATCAGGGGTGGGACGTCACCGCGTTCGATCTCAAGCCGTTCGAGCCGAACGACGACACGGACGGAATCGAGTTCATCGAGGGAGACGTTCGAAGCGAGGCGTCCGTCGCCGACGCGCTCGAGGAGAGCGACGCCACCGCGGTGGTGCACACGGCGGCCGCGCTCCCGCTGTGGGACGCCGACCGCATCCGAGAGACGACCATCGACGGGACGCGAAACGTGCTCTGGGCAGCGAACGACCGCGACGTCGAGCGGGTCTGTTACGTCTCCTCGACGGCGGTGTACGGGACCCACGACACGCATCCCATCACCGAGGAGTCGCCTCTGGACGGGGTCGGCCCCTACGGCGAGGCCAAGATCGAGGCCGAGAAGGTCTGTCAGGACTTCCGCCGCATGGGGATGTGCGTCCCGATCGTTCGCCCGAAGACGTTCGTCGGGCCGCAGCGGCTCGGCGTGTTTCAGGTGCTGTTCGACTGGATCGAGGACGGCGCGAACGTTCCGCTCGTCGGCTGGGGGAACAACCGCTACCAGCTGTTGCACGTCCACGACCTCGTCACCGCCATCGAACTGCTGCTCACCGAGGACGAGGAATCGGTGAACGACACGTTCAACGTCGGTACCGACGAGTTCGGTACGATGAAGGAGGACTTCCAGGCCCCCATCGACTACGCGGGGACGGGAAAACGAACCATCGGAACGCCCGCCTTCCTCACGGTCGCGGTCCTCCGCGTGCTGGACGAACTGAACCTCTCCCCGCTGTATCCGTGGGTCTACGAGACGGCCCACGAGGACTCCTACGTCTCCGTCGAGAAGCTGAAGGGTCTCGGCTGGGAGCCCGAGTACTCCAACCGGGAGGCGCTCGTGGAGACCTACGAGTGGTACCTCGAGAACTACGAGGCCGACGAAGAGGCCGATGAAAGCGGTCTGGACCACCGCGTCGCGTGGGACCAGGGCGCCCTCGCCGTCGCGAAGAAGGTCTCACAGCGGATCTGA